The Methanosphaera sp. WGK6 genome contains a region encoding:
- a CDS encoding TIGR02556 family CRISPR-associated protein, which yields MINSMYELGKFWINKDNLDQLSVILDADKFEHTRKVLYVNINMDDLSYDGIIEEDYKKEDDLHYLYKKGSSRGTNLSPSAFITDVDKTFDGKFIKWFKNHAKKDEFINNVYTILEENRNVILSNLGEYYGNISPENRRNVLLTIRFKDQNEFKYLDNMDEPYNIFRTLLLDKANEKYYSMTSPKIKSSGNAKCYLCDEKKEVHGLVPSSIGLTFGTVDKPGNTPELNRINQWKQSSICADCALYLEAGKKFVERFLSFSEFGLRFYVIPTVFFNNNEVLDELYDELVDLEDKRKYSEISDVEEELSDLVEDLNDILEFKFLYYEKNNNSFNILGYVESIIPSWLQKIYLSQKEVKSLTIFNEDHMKEIFGDKVTGDFIKLVSTNNKTYLSQYNWYLGFLRDFTSTRNSNKYYLEIVNSIMSNNTIDYDFLLEQIMSVIRKNWRNYDEEYGFMRYNVFKGLHLLILLDKLNLFKGGKKLSFEDKKGEDILTMLDTPEKRACLLIGILTKKLTRIQYKRLNSTPFVKKLWGLNLDNKKLKQAYKEVINKLTEYDSLYSYKKIEELISINLLESDKSWKLNKNETSYYFVLGFTIGDNFKLDDKGVDLNE from the coding sequence TTGATTAATAGTATGTATGAGTTAGGTAAATTTTGGATTAATAAAGATAATTTGGATCAGTTATCTGTTATTTTAGATGCTGATAAATTTGAACATACTCGAAAAGTATTATATGTTAATATTAATATGGATGATTTGTCTTATGATGGTATTATTGAAGAAGATTATAAAAAAGAGGATGATTTACATTATTTATATAAAAAGGGATCATCACGAGGTACTAATCTTTCACCATCAGCATTCATTACTGATGTTGATAAGACATTTGATGGTAAATTTATTAAATGGTTTAAAAATCATGCTAAAAAAGATGAATTTATAAATAATGTTTATACAATTCTTGAAGAGAATAGAAATGTTATATTAAGTAATCTTGGAGAATATTATGGAAATATATCTCCTGAAAATAGGCGTAATGTTTTATTAACAATTCGATTTAAAGATCAGAATGAGTTTAAATATTTGGATAATATGGATGAACCTTATAATATTTTTAGAACTTTATTGTTAGATAAAGCTAATGAAAAATATTATTCTATGACATCGCCTAAAATAAAAAGTAGTGGAAATGCAAAATGCTATCTTTGTGATGAGAAAAAAGAGGTTCATGGTCTAGTTCCAAGTTCTATTGGTTTAACATTTGGAACTGTTGATAAACCTGGAAATACTCCTGAATTAAATAGGATAAATCAATGGAAACAATCAAGTATTTGTGCTGATTGTGCATTATATTTAGAAGCTGGGAAAAAGTTTGTTGAACGTTTCCTGAGTTTTTCAGAATTTGGACTTAGATTTTATGTGATTCCAACAGTATTTTTTAATAATAATGAAGTATTAGATGAATTATATGATGAATTAGTGGACCTTGAAGATAAAAGAAAATATTCTGAAATAAGTGATGTAGAGGAGGAATTATCTGATTTAGTCGAGGATTTGAATGATATTTTGGAATTTAAATTTTTATATTATGAAAAAAATAATAATTCCTTCAACATATTAGGTTATGTTGAAAGTATTATTCCATCATGGTTACAAAAAATATATTTAAGTCAAAAAGAAGTAAAATCATTAACTATTTTCAATGAAGATCATATGAAAGAAATATTTGGAGATAAAGTTACAGGAGATTTTATTAAGTTAGTATCCACTAATAATAAAACATATTTAAGCCAATATAATTGGTATCTTGGATTTTTAAGAGATTTTACATCAACAAGAAATAGTAATAAATACTATCTTGAAATAGTAAACTCCATAATGAGTAATAATACGATTGACTATGATTTTTTATTAGAACAAATAATGAGTGTTATACGAAAAAATTGGAGAAATTATGATGAAGAATATGGATTTATGAGGTATAATGTATTTAAAGGATTACATTTATTGATACTATTAGATAAGTTAAATTTATTTAAAGGAGGTAAAAAATTGTCTTTTGAAGATAAAAAAGGAGAAGATATACTAACTATGTTGGATACTCCTGAAAAAAGAGCATGTTTACTTATAGGTATATTAACAAAAAAACTCACAAGAATTCAATATAAAAGATTGAATTCAACACCTTTTGTTAAAAAATTATGGGGTTTAAACTTAGATAACAAAAAATTAAAACAAGCATATAAAGAAGTAATTAATAAATTAACTGAATATGATTCACTTTATAGTTATAAGAAAATTGAAGAATTGATTTCAATTAATTTATTAGAATCAGATAAAAGTTGGAAATTAAATAAAAATGAAACTAGTTACTACTTTGTATTAGGTTTCACAATAGGTGATAATTTTAAATTAGATGATAAAGGAGTTGATTTAAATGAATAG
- the cas6 gene encoding CRISPR-associated endoribonuclease Cas6, translating to MRLILKFNPLKNSNYYEIGKYDIQGFIYNLIKDTEFKNYHNVKGFKFFNFSNIFPVTDFKQDEYKNLIISSPSSAFIKLLYYQLSHMEVFRLNKYYMEIISLKIFNKQCTGSIITGTPIALFEDNYSNKYFSFNNNSFDFFFNRLKDNAIKKYVAYTGDDFNLESDIFDSFELTREVSVRISMKDNTFIIIGSLWKTLEKELNRDNKQFYNFLLDCGLGEKNSLGFGFINNRR from the coding sequence ATGAGATTAATTCTAAAATTTAACCCATTAAAAAATAGTAATTATTATGAAATTGGTAAATATGATATTCAAGGTTTTATTTATAATTTAATTAAAGATACTGAATTTAAAAATTATCATAATGTTAAAGGATTTAAGTTCTTTAATTTTTCTAATATTTTTCCAGTTACAGATTTTAAGCAGGATGAATATAAAAACTTAATTATATCATCCCCGAGTAGTGCTTTTATCAAACTACTTTATTATCAATTATCTCATATGGAAGTATTTAGATTAAATAAGTATTATATGGAAATTATTAGTTTAAAAATTTTTAATAAACAGTGTACGGGTTCTATAATTACTGGAACACCTATTGCATTGTTTGAAGATAATTATTCCAATAAATATTTTTCATTTAATAATAATAGTTTTGATTTTTTCTTCAATAGGTTAAAAGATAATGCTATAAAGAAATATGTAGCATATACGGGGGATGATTTTAATTTAGAATCGGATATTTTTGATTCATTTGAATTAACGAGAGAAGTTTCTGTTAGGATTTCTATGAAAGATAATACTTTTATTATTATAGGTAGTCTTTGGAAAACTCTGGAAAAGGAACTTAATAGAGATAATAAGCAATTTTATAATTTTTTATTAGACTGTGGGTTAGGTGAAAAAAATAGTTTAGGTTTTGGATTTATTAATAATAGGAGGTGA
- the cas7b gene encoding type I-B CRISPR-associated protein Cas7/Csh2, which produces MNRSELLFIYDINDANPNGDPLDENKPRIDEDTEKNIVTDVRLKRTIRDYLEEYADESIFVKEKVSESGEGIQDAKARAKDFLPEGDYESLDDAKKIMKENILSECIDARLFGGTIPIEVKIKKKNQSGSITLTGPVQFRMGRSLNRVNIEHIKGTGAFASGDSKSQKTFREEYVVHYSLVTFYGAINENAAKYTHMGEEDINKLLDGMWNGTKNLITRSKFGQTPRLLLQIEYSENNFFIGDLNNKLSIKHDFDSDKEIRSINEFTLVYDQLLNSFEKYSDKISKIYYKLDDSLKTEDNSNKSLIENINSLGIETEELLL; this is translated from the coding sequence ATGAATAGGTCTGAATTATTATTCATATATGATATAAATGATGCAAATCCTAATGGTGATCCATTAGATGAAAATAAACCTAGAATAGATGAAGATACTGAGAAAAATATAGTTACAGATGTTAGATTAAAACGTACTATACGTGATTATCTAGAAGAATATGCTGATGAATCAATATTTGTAAAAGAAAAAGTAAGTGAAAGTGGTGAAGGAATTCAAGATGCTAAAGCACGTGCAAAGGATTTTTTACCTGAAGGTGATTATGAATCATTAGATGATGCAAAAAAAATCATGAAAGAAAATATTTTATCTGAATGTATTGATGCTCGTCTTTTTGGTGGTACAATACCTATTGAAGTTAAAATAAAAAAGAAAAATCAATCTGGTTCCATAACATTAACAGGACCTGTACAATTTAGAATGGGTAGATCACTTAATAGAGTTAATATTGAACATATAAAAGGAACAGGAGCATTTGCTTCTGGAGATAGTAAATCTCAAAAAACATTCCGTGAAGAATATGTAGTACACTATTCATTAGTTACATTTTATGGAGCAATTAATGAAAATGCTGCAAAATATACTCATATGGGTGAAGAAGATATTAATAAATTACTTGATGGTATGTGGAATGGTACTAAAAATCTTATCACACGATCAAAATTTGGTCAAACACCAAGATTATTATTACAAATTGAATATTCAGAAAATAACTTCTTTATTGGTGATTTGAACAATAAATTATCTATAAAACATGATTTTGATAGTGATAAAGAAATAAGAAGTATTAATGAATTTACATTAGTATATGATCAACTATTAAATAGTTTTGAAAAATATTCTGATAAGATTAGTAAAATTTATTATAAATTAGATGATAGTTTGAAAACAGAGGATAATTCAAATAAATCATTAATTGAAAACATTAATTCCTTAGGAATAGAAACTGAAGAACTTCTATTATAA
- the cas5b gene encoding type I-B CRISPR-associated protein Cas5b produces MNLVVFDVWGDYAYFRRGYTTTSTISYPFPSRTTIAGFISGILGKERDSYYDLFQKNNSKIGLKIINPIEKTRINLNYVNTKESIVLFEIKGNGKRTQVPAEFLKNVKYRIYLSLDDDDILNEFYGLLKEHKSVYTPYLGISECLANFSLVSEDIFSVEPIKEENVHIDSVVLKNSGKLVIESGKRYGVIKSPGYMDENRVVSDFLEYYYESNGKSILLDSCEYYKVGEDNVILY; encoded by the coding sequence ATGAATCTAGTAGTGTTTGATGTATGGGGTGATTATGCATATTTCAGACGTGGATATACAACTACTTCCACTATTTCATATCCATTTCCCAGTCGAACAACAATTGCAGGTTTCATTTCAGGAATTCTTGGAAAAGAAAGAGATTCATATTATGATTTATTTCAAAAAAACAATAGTAAAATTGGATTAAAAATAATTAATCCTATTGAAAAAACTCGAATTAATTTAAATTATGTTAATACTAAAGAAAGTATTGTTTTATTTGAAATTAAGGGAAATGGAAAAAGAACACAAGTTCCTGCTGAATTTCTTAAAAATGTAAAATATAGAATATATTTATCTTTAGATGATGACGATATTCTAAATGAGTTCTATGGATTATTAAAAGAACATAAAAGTGTTTACACACCATACCTTGGAATATCTGAATGTTTAGCTAATTTTAGTTTAGTAAGTGAAGATATATTTTCTGTAGAACCGATTAAAGAAGAAAATGTTCATATTGACTCAGTAGTTCTTAAAAATAGTGGTAAACTAGTTATAGAATCTGGAAAACGTTATGGTGTTATAAAATCACCAGGTTATATGGATGAAAACAGAGTTGTTTCTGATTTTCTTGAATATTACTATGAAAGTAATGGTAAAAGTATATTGTTAGATTCTTGTGAATATTATAAGGTTGGAGAAGATAATGTCATACTATACTAG